A stretch of DNA from Streptomyces rubradiris:
GTCGAGCGACTGAAGCTTCTTCAGCTCGGTGTTGGTGGCCATCCCCGGCATCAGCGCGCCGTCCTCGCCGGGAGGCATGCCGCGCATGCCCATCCACGTCATCGGCGGGTCGGCCGACACCTTCGGCAGCCCCCACAGGTCCAGCCAGCCCAGCAGCATCCCGCGCTGGTTGGCCTGCGTCTGCGCGATGTCGTACGCGAGCCGCCGCACCTCCTCGTCCTCGGTGCGGTCCCGCACGATGTACGACATCTCCACCGCCTGCTGGTGGTGGACGGCCATGTCCCGCGCGAAGCCCGCGTCGGCCGACTTCGCGTCCGGCGTCCGCGTCGCAGGGTCGCCGCCGTCCTGGGCGACCGCGTAGGTGATCGCGCCGGCCGCGACGAGCACCGCCGCCGCCGTCCCGGCGACCCACCCGAGGGAACGCCCGCTCACTTCATGACCCCGCCGGTGCACGAGGCGCCCGGCTCGGGCGTCTGGTCACCCTGCACGTACTTCTCGAAGAACTTGCCCACTTCCGGGTCCTTCGCGCTCTTGACCGCCACCTGATGGCCCCACGCCGACAGCAGCAGCGGGGCGTCCTGGTTCTCGTACGGGCTGATCATCGAGTACGGCGTGCTCTTCACCTTCGCCGCGAGCGCGTCCACGTCCGCCTTGGGCGCCTTGGCGGTGTACGTCACCCAGACCGCGCCGTGCTCCAGCGAGTGCACGGCGTTCTCCTCCGGCACCGGCGCGGTGTACACGTCACCGTTGCAGTTCAGCCAGACCGGGTTGTGGTCGCCGCCGACCGGCGGGTGCATCGGGTAGGACACCTTGGTCGTCACATGGTTGCGGCCCAGCTTGCCCGACCAGGTCCGCACCCCGTCCTTGCCGGTGGTGAAGCTTCCGGAGTCGCCGGAGCCCTTGGCGTCACCGCTCGCGGTGGAGTCCTTGTCGTCCGACTGCGCGTTCACGAGCACCACGCCGCCGACGGCGAGACCGGCGACGACCACCACGCTCGCGGCGATGGCGAGGACGCGGTTGCGGCGGTCCCGGGCACGCTCGGCGCGCCGCATCTCGTCTATGCGCGCCTTGCGCGCGGCGGTGCTGCTGTTGTTGCCGGAGCCCATGAGACGTGTCCTTCGCGAGAGGAATGGGTGGGGACGGTGGGGCTCGCTGATCGTAATGCGGGAAGGGCCGACATCCGTAGGGATCGCACGGCGGCACGGATGATTTGGCGCCAGGATGCGCGTTACCTACGCTCGCCGTATGCGGCTGCTGCGCTCCACCGATCTGGCCCTGCGCGTCCTGATGCGACTCGCGGTCGCCGCCGACGCCACCCCCACGACCCGCCAGGTCGCCGCCGACATGGAGGTGCCGTACACACATGCCACGAAGGTGGTCGCCGAGCTGCAGCACCTCGGCCTGGTCGACGCCCGCCGGGGCCGGGGCGGCGGGCTGGCGCTGACGGAGCGGGGCCGCACGGCGTCCGTGGGCGTGGTGGTGCGCACCTTCGAGGGCGAGGGCGACGTGGTGGACTGCGAGGGCACCCCGGGCTGCCCGCTGCGCTCCGGCTGCCGGCTGCGGGGCGCGTTGCGACGGGCCCAGGAGGCGTTCTTCGCCGCCCTGGACCCGGTCACCGTCGCCGACATCGTCACCGACCCCACCGGCCCCCTGCTGCTCGGTATCTCGCGGGGGCCGGCGGAGCGGGACTGAGGCGCCGCTAGCCCTGCGCCAGCCACAGGTCGGGGCCGAACACCTCGTAGTGGATGGCGGCCGGGGCCACGCCCTTGTCGATCAGCTGGGCGCGGACCGCGCGCATGAACGGCAGCGGGCCGCACAGGTACGCGCGCGTGCCGGGCCGTACGGCGATGTCCGCCAGGTCGACCAGGCCGGTGCGGCTGCCCGGTCCGGCGTCCCGCTCGTAGAAGAAGTGCACCTCGGCGTCGGACAGCTTGCCGGCGTAGGAGCTGTGGTCGGCGCGCAGGGCGTGGTCGGCGGGGGAGCGGTCGCCGTGGACCACGGTGACCGGGCCGCGGTGGCCGCCGGCGGCGAGGCCGGCCAGCATCGCGATCATCGGGGTCACGCCGATGCCCGCCGAGGCGAGCAGCACCGGGGTGTCGTCACCGGCGTCCAGGAACAGGTCGCCGTAGGGCTCGGACAGCTGAAGGACGTCACCGGGCTTGACGTGTGCGTGCAGGTGGGTGGAGACCTCGCCGTCGGGCGTGGTGCCGCCGTGCACCCGCTTGACGCTGAACTGGCGCACCGAGTCGGCCGGCGCCCCGGTCAGGCTGTACTGCCGTATCTGCCGGGCGCCGTCGGGCAGGGTGACGCCGACGGAGACGTACTGACCGGCGCGGAAGGCCCTGACCGGGCCGCCGTCGGCCGGGCGCAGCCGGAAGGTGACGACGTCCGCGGTCTCCTCGACCCGCTCGACCACCTCCCAGCGGCGCGGGCCCGGGCCGCCGCTCTCCTCGTACAGCCGCTTCTCGGTCGCGATGAGCGCGTTGGCCATCAGCCAGTAGACCTCGTCCCAGGCGGCGGCCACCTCGGGCGTGACGGCCTCGCCCAGGATCTCGGCGATGGCGGCGAAGAGGTGCTCGTGGACGACCTGGTACTGCTCCGGCGCCACGCCCAGGGAGGCGTGCTTGTGGGCGATGCGGGCGAGCATCGCGTCCGGCCGCCGGCCGGGATGGTCCAGCAGGTGCGTGGCGAAGGCGGCGATGGAGCCGGCGAGGGCCTGCCGCTGGGTGCCGGCGGCCTGGTTGCCGCGGTTGAACAGGTCCCGCAGCAGTTCGGGGTGGGCGGCGAAGAGACGGTCGTAGAACCGCTCGGTGATCTCGCCGATGGCCGCGCCGACGGCGGGCAGGGTGGCGCGGACGGTGGCTGCGGACTGCTCGGTCAGCATCACGACTCCTCGTGAGATGTCGGGGCACCGCCACGCTATGAAAACTTGCATCTGAGATGCAAGTTAAGTGGGGAGTCGCTCACCCCTGCGTCGTGCTCCAGGGGACCGGCACGGCGACGGAAGCCGGGCGGCCGCCTCGTGCGCCCCGGCCAGGTGCGGGGCGTGCCGGAACAGCACCTGGTTGGCGGTCGGGAGCGGGAAGTCCGGTTCCCGCTCCAGGGCGTCGATGCCACCCACCGCCCGGATGCCGTTGCCGGCCACCGGGACGGCCTCGGGCCGGTACCGGGCGACCGTGGCGCGGATTCACCGAGTCGCGCCGAAGAAACGGCGGAGCCGAGGCGGGATCACCCGTAACGGAGCTATATGCAGAATCAAGCATGTTATTGGCCTGCATGCAGTGATGCACCTCACTCCCTTCGGGTGGATGGTCGCGCTCCATATTTGCTCAGGCAGTCAAGGGTTTCGGCGGCAACGCCCGCTGTCACGGTGCCGGCGGCGGCCGGGACGGGGGGCGGCCGGGACGGGGGCGCTGGGGGCGGGTGCGCTCAGCGGGCGCTGCGCAGCGCCTGGACCGTGCCGGCCAGTTCAGGGGTGGCGCCGGCGGTGTTCAGCGCCGCGCTCAGGACCTCGGAGTAGGTGCCGCGGGCCTCGGCGTAGCGTTCCTTGCCCTCGTCGGTGATGACGGCGTAGACACCGCGCTTGTCCCCCGGACAGAGGTCCCGGAAGGCGTAACCGGCCGAGAAGAGCCTGCCGACCAGCCGGGTCACCGAGCTCTGCCCGAGCCCGACCTTGTCGGCGAGTTCCTGCATCCGCAGCTCACCGGCCTTCGACTGGACCAGGCACTCCAGGGCGCGGAACTCGGAGAGCCCGATGCCGTGTTTGCGTTGCAGGGCCTGGGTGAGCCGGCGCTCGACGTGCGCGTGCAGGGTGAGGACCTTCCCCCACATGGCCTGGTCGGACGCGGCGGCCGGCGTACAGGAGATCGTGGTCATGGTGCGGCTCCTTCTCAGCTGCGCATTGACAACAAGATACATGTTCATGCAAGCTTCGAGCTGTTCCCAGACCCCGGCCGCCGGACGTCATGGGGCCCAATAAGATGTACGTACAAGCAAATATGGAGGTTCCCGTGTTGGTTCTGTCGCATCCCAAGACATCCGCGAGCACGCCGAAGGGGAAGTGCGCGCCCTTGCGGACACTCCCCTCCGTCCCGGTTCCCGGCGGCGGCCTTCCGCGCCGCCCGGCCACGGTCTGAGGCGGGGAGTACAGGTGTCGGCTTCCGGACTCTCGGAGAGCGAGCTGACCGAGTACGCCCGTGAGGCGGTACGGATCAGCCGCAAACACGTCGCCAAGGGCGGCATCCCGTTCTCCGGTGTGGTGGTCAACGGCGGCCGCGTCCTCGGCACCGGCGTCAACCGGGTCCGCGAGGACGCCGACTCCACCGCGCACGCCGAGGTCGTCGCTTTGCGCGAGGCCGCCGCCACGTACGGGCCGCACGCCACCGCCGGGGCCACCCTGTTCGCCTCCGGCGAGCCCTGCGCCCTGTGTTACATGGCTTCGCTGCACTTCAACGTCGGCCACATCGTCCACGTGGCCGAACAGGCGGTGGCCCGGGGTGCCGCCTGCGGGATCGACGGCTGCTGACCCGGAGCGGAACGTCCGGACGGCCCCGGTGCTGTGAACCCTCGCCGGTGTCCGGTCGCTCCGGTGCTGTGAACCCTCGTCTGCGCCCGGTCGCTCCGGCGCTGAACCCCCGCCTGCGCCCGGCCGTCCCGGCGCTGTGAACTCCCGCCGGCATCCGGCCGTCCCGGCGTTCGCGGCGCGGTGCGGACCTCCGCCGGCGTCCCGGCGTCCCGGCGGACCACCTCCCCGCCGTGGCCGCCACCCGTTCGCCCGGTACGGCCTCCCGCCACGGCCGGCTGCCCCCGCAAGCCCGGCCTCCACCGAACACAAGGACTCCTCATGCACTGGCTCTACCTCGCCATCGCGGACATCTTCGAGATCGCCGTCGCCATCGCGGCCGGCAAGGCCGAGGGCTTCAAGAACCGCAAGTGGACCATCGTGACCCTGGTCAGCGGTGCCCTCGGGACCTTCTTCCTCAGCAAGGCGCTGCTGACCTTCAACGTCGGCGTCGGTTACGCCATCTGGACGTCCGTCGCCGGTGTCGGCATCACCCTGCTCGGCGCGCTGCTCTTCGCCCAGCGCCTGAACTGGCGCAAGGCGCTCGGCATCCTCGCCATCATCGTCGGCGTCGTCGGCCTCCAGCTCAGCGGCGCCGCCTGAGCGGCCCGTCCGCAGTCCGCCCCCCTTCACGAGAGGACCCACCCACATGTCCGACACCGGCCGCTCCTCCGCCGACTCCTGGCTCACGCTCCTGCTCGCCGGAGTCTTCGAAATCGGCTACGCGCTCTCCGTCGGCGGCAGCCACGGCTTCACCCGGCTGACCTGGTCGCTGGTCGCCGTCGTGTTCTTCCTGCTGACCCTGTGGGCGCTGAGCGTCGCGCTGCGCACCATCGACGTCAGCATCGGCTACGCCGTCTGGGCGGGGATCGGGGCGGCCGGCGCGGCGCTGCTCGGCCCCGTCTTCTTCGACGAGACCCTCACCGCGGGCCAGGCCGTGTGGCTCGTCGTGATCATCGTCGGTGTGGTCTGGCTCAAGCTCGCCGACCGGCCGGGGAAGACCCAGGAACCCGTCGAGAGCCCGCAGGCCGCCCAGGGGATCGCCGCCAGGGCGCAGGAAGCCCAGGTCGTGGAGCACTGACCAGGTGCCGTACTCCCCGCCGGCCGGATCGCTGTCCATGACAACGGTCCGGCTCGGGCCGTTGCCGGGGCGGCGATGGCGGCGGTGAAGCGCCGGCAGACAGGGCCGCCGGGGCCCGCCCGCACCAGGTGGCGGCGCGCGGGAGCCCGCCGGGGTTCACCCGTGCCGTGTTCCGGCACCCAGGACCCCGCCGGCCCGCTCCGAACGCCGAGGCCCCGGGCGGCGACCCGCCCCGCCTCGGTCCCGTCTCCAGTCCTGTCTCAGCTGTCCTGTCGCAGGTCCTGTCTCGCGTCCTGCTCGCCGACGGCCCATTCCTCCATCCCGTCCGGCACCTCCCGCAACAGCGCCCCGCGGCGGGACCGGGCCGTCGCCCGGCTCGTGAGGTGGGACCACCGAGCTGATGGAACGGCTGAACGGAGTCCGGCGGGTTGAGGTACGCGAGTTCGCCGCCCAGAAGGGCACGCACGGTGCCCTGGCGAGGGCGGTCCTGGCGGAACCTTCCGCGGGGCCGGGCCGGGCGCCCGTTACGGATGCCGGGGTGAGAAGGCAAGATGGGCGAGAGCGCGGTACACGTGCCGTACAGCAGGCCTTCGGCGCGGGGACGCTCGGGCGATCACGCTCCGCAACGCGCGTGAAATGCTGTTGTGGTGGGATGCTCAGGTGCCCGACCGCCTCCCGCAGTACCAGGGCAGGCGGCCTGACCAGCAAGGATGGGGAAGCGGAAGATGGACAAGCAGCAGGAGTTCGTGCTCCGGACCTTGGAGGAGCGCGACATCCGGTTCGTACGCCTGTGGTTCACGGACGTGCTGGGCTTCCTCAAGTCCGTCGCCGTGGCCCCCGCCGAACTGGAACAGGCCTTCGACGAGGGCATCGGCTTCGACGGCTCCGCGATCGAGGGCTTCGCCCGGGTCTACGAGTCCGACATGATCGCCAAGCCGGACCCGGCCACCTTCCAGGTCCTGCCGTGGCGCGCGGAGACCCCCGGCACGGCCCGCATGTTCTGCGACATCCTCATGCCGGACGGCTCCCCGTCCTTCGCCGACCCGCGCTACGTCCTCAAGCGGGCCCTCGCCCGCACCTCCGACCTGGGCTTCACCTTCTACACCCATCCCGAGATCGAGTTCTTCCTGCTGAAGGACCGCCCGCTGGACGGCTCCCGCCCCACCCCGGCCGACAACTCGGGCTACTTCGACCACACCCCGACCAGCGTCGGCATGGACTTCCGCCGCCAGGCGATCACCATGCTGGAGTCGATGGGCATCTCGGTGGAGTTCTCCCACCACGAGGGCGCGCCCGGCCAGCAGGAGATCGACCTGCGCTACGCCGACGCGCTGTCCACGGCCGACAACATCATGACCTTCCGCCTGGTCATGAAGCAGGTGGCGCTGGAGCAGGGGGTCCACGCCACGTTCATGCCGAAGCCGTTCTCCGAGCACCCCGGCTCCGGCATGCACACCCACCTGTCGCTCTTCGAGGGCGACCGCAACGCGTTCTACGAGTCCGGCGCCGAGTACCAGCTCTCCAAGGTCGGCCGCTCCTTCATCGCCGGCCTGCTCAGGCACGCCGCCGAGATCTCCGCGGTCACCAACCAGTGGGTGAACTCCTACAAGCGCATCTGGGGCGGCTCCGAGCGCACGGCGGGCGCCGGCGGCGAGGCCCCGTCGTACATCTGCTGGGGCCACAACAACCGCAGCGCCCTGGTCCGCGTCCCGATGTACAAGCCCGGCAAGACCGGCTCGGCGCGCGTGGAGGTCCGCTCCCTGGACTCCGGCGCGAACCCCTACCTGGCCTACGCCGTCCTCCTCGCCGCCGGCCTGAAGGGCATCGAGGAGGGCTACGAGCTCCCGCCGGGCGCCGAGGACGACGTCTGGGCCCTGTCCAACGCCGAGCGCCGCGCGATGGGCATCGAGCCCCTCCCGCAGAACCTCGGCGAGGCCCTGACCCTCATGGAGGGCAGCGACCTGGTCGCCGAGACCCTCGGCGAGCACGTCTTCGACTTCTTCCTGCGCAACAAGCGCCAGGAGTGGGAGGAGTACCGCTCGGAGGTCACCGCGTTCGAGCTGCGGAAGAACCTGCCGGTGCTGTAGCCTCCGGACGCGCGGGGGCCGGCGTTCGCAAACCGCCGGCCCCCGCGCGTGTCACTCCTGCCGCAGGCACTCGATCTCGTAGTCCCCCGTGTCCTCGT
This window harbors:
- a CDS encoding DUF305 domain-containing protein, encoding MSGRSLGWVAGTAAAVLVAAGAITYAVAQDGGDPATRTPDAKSADAGFARDMAVHHQQAVEMSYIVRDRTEDEEVRRLAYDIAQTQANQRGMLLGWLDLWGLPKVSADPPMTWMGMRGMPPGEDGALMPGMATNTELKKLQSLDGKQAEVFYLQLMTDHHKGGMHMAEGCADKCAVGAEKRLAQGMVDAQQSEIELMAGMLKERGAHPRS
- a CDS encoding DUF3105 domain-containing protein; the protein is MGSGNNSSTAARKARIDEMRRAERARDRRNRVLAIAASVVVVAGLAVGGVVLVNAQSDDKDSTASGDAKGSGDSGSFTTGKDGVRTWSGKLGRNHVTTKVSYPMHPPVGGDHNPVWLNCNGDVYTAPVPEENAVHSLEHGAVWVTYTAKAPKADVDALAAKVKSTPYSMISPYENQDAPLLLSAWGHQVAVKSAKDPEVGKFFEKYVQGDQTPEPGASCTGGVMK
- a CDS encoding RrF2 family transcriptional regulator, which encodes MRLLRSTDLALRVLMRLAVAADATPTTRQVAADMEVPYTHATKVVAELQHLGLVDARRGRGGGLALTERGRTASVGVVVRTFEGEGDVVDCEGTPGCPLRSGCRLRGALRRAQEAFFAALDPVTVADIVTDPTGPLLLGISRGPAERD
- a CDS encoding globin domain-containing protein, with amino-acid sequence MLTEQSAATVRATLPAVGAAIGEITERFYDRLFAAHPELLRDLFNRGNQAAGTQRQALAGSIAAFATHLLDHPGRRPDAMLARIAHKHASLGVAPEQYQVVHEHLFAAIAEILGEAVTPEVAAAWDEVYWLMANALIATEKRLYEESGGPGPRRWEVVERVEETADVVTFRLRPADGGPVRAFRAGQYVSVGVTLPDGARQIRQYSLTGAPADSVRQFSVKRVHGGTTPDGEVSTHLHAHVKPGDVLQLSEPYGDLFLDAGDDTPVLLASAGIGVTPMIAMLAGLAAGGHRGPVTVVHGDRSPADHALRADHSSYAGKLSDAEVHFFYERDAGPGSRTGLVDLADIAVRPGTRAYLCGPLPFMRAVRAQLIDKGVAPAAIHYEVFGPDLWLAQG
- a CDS encoding MarR family winged helix-turn-helix transcriptional regulator, whose amino-acid sequence is MTTISCTPAAASDQAMWGKVLTLHAHVERRLTQALQRKHGIGLSEFRALECLVQSKAGELRMQELADKVGLGQSSVTRLVGRLFSAGYAFRDLCPGDKRGVYAVITDEGKERYAEARGTYSEVLSAALNTAGATPELAGTVQALRSAR
- a CDS encoding nucleoside deaminase, translating into MSASGLSESELTEYAREAVRISRKHVAKGGIPFSGVVVNGGRVLGTGVNRVREDADSTAHAEVVALREAAATYGPHATAGATLFASGEPCALCYMASLHFNVGHIVHVAEQAVARGAACGIDGC
- a CDS encoding DMT family transporter — encoded protein: MHWLYLAIADIFEIAVAIAAGKAEGFKNRKWTIVTLVSGALGTFFLSKALLTFNVGVGYAIWTSVAGVGITLLGALLFAQRLNWRKALGILAIIVGVVGLQLSGAA
- a CDS encoding DMT family transporter, yielding MSDTGRSSADSWLTLLLAGVFEIGYALSVGGSHGFTRLTWSLVAVVFFLLTLWALSVALRTIDVSIGYAVWAGIGAAGAALLGPVFFDETLTAGQAVWLVVIIVGVVWLKLADRPGKTQEPVESPQAAQGIAARAQEAQVVEH
- a CDS encoding glutamine synthetase family protein, which encodes MDKQQEFVLRTLEERDIRFVRLWFTDVLGFLKSVAVAPAELEQAFDEGIGFDGSAIEGFARVYESDMIAKPDPATFQVLPWRAETPGTARMFCDILMPDGSPSFADPRYVLKRALARTSDLGFTFYTHPEIEFFLLKDRPLDGSRPTPADNSGYFDHTPTSVGMDFRRQAITMLESMGISVEFSHHEGAPGQQEIDLRYADALSTADNIMTFRLVMKQVALEQGVHATFMPKPFSEHPGSGMHTHLSLFEGDRNAFYESGAEYQLSKVGRSFIAGLLRHAAEISAVTNQWVNSYKRIWGGSERTAGAGGEAPSYICWGHNNRSALVRVPMYKPGKTGSARVEVRSLDSGANPYLAYAVLLAAGLKGIEEGYELPPGAEDDVWALSNAERRAMGIEPLPQNLGEALTLMEGSDLVAETLGEHVFDFFLRNKRQEWEEYRSEVTAFELRKNLPVL